A single window of Nicotiana sylvestris chromosome 3, ASM39365v2, whole genome shotgun sequence DNA harbors:
- the LOC104243066 gene encoding triacylglycerol lipase OBL1, which yields MASTKIDDKVRIPGPGNSRFLIVSHKNGGIWDLVRFGVWGNKESGDKFLQYSAGGGGVLEEHLVRADDSGGSGGGGPGGDSGGEVPDHRWVIFVSIIVRKLIAIFGKPMEWTGYLVEFFLNLFSLNGNFLGLAYNILHGKVVMPHRGSETFISAIGHLDGRINLYKSETLTKEIGEPDFWQKIGIGHRALMDLCMMASKLAYENEKVVRNVVNLHWKMHFVDFYNCWNDFEKEMSTQVFMLCDKPKDANLILVSFRGTEPFDADDWITDFDYSWYEIPKLGKVHMGFLEALGLGNRTNASTFHEQLFVNNLKFANLENVDATIPPSESSESSTSFSDSDAHTGSDQSSDSERPTDTGKKKFRLDIPERTAYYVVRSKLKRLLKEHTNAKFVVTGHSLGGALSILFPAVLVLHEEVDVMERLLGIYTYGQPRVGNRQLGRFMEAHLEHPVPKYFRVVYCNDLVPRLPYDDKTFLYKHFGICQYYNSLYIEQNVNEEPNPNYFGMRFLVPLYLNAGWELIRSFTLGYMFGSEYEECWESVMLRALGLFLPGISAHSPVDYVNSIRLGKARSTQMSSF from the exons ATGGCCAGTACTAAAATTGATGACAAAGTCAGAATTCCTGGTCCTGGGAATTCAAGGTTCTTAATTGTGAGCCACAAAAATGGAGGAATTTGGGACCTCGTACGCTTCGGCGTATGGGGCAACAAAGAAAGCGGTGATAAATTTCTTCAATATTCGGCCGGCGGTGGAGGAGTCCTTGAGGAACATTTAGTGCGTGCCGATGATAGTGGCGGAAGCGGCGGTGGTGGACCTGGTGGTGACAGCGGTGGCGAGGTGCCTGATCATAGATGGGTAATATTTGTGTCCATTATAGTGAGGAAATTAATCGCCATTTTCGGTAAACCAATGGAGTGGACTGGCTATCTCGTGGAGTTCTTCCTCAACCTTTTCTCTCTCAATGGCAATTTTCTTGGCCTTGCCTACAATATCTTGCATG GTAAGGTAGTGATGCCACATAGAGGCTCTGAAACGTTTATAAGTGCTATTGGGCATCTAGATGGGCGAATAAACCTATACAAGAGCGAGACATTGACCAAGGAAATTGGAGAACCTGATTTCTGGCAGAAAATAGGAATAGGACACCGAGCCCTTATGGACCTCTGTATGATGGCTTCAAAGTTGGCTTACGAGAATGAAAAGGTCGTCCGGAATGTTGTAAATCTTCACTGGAAG ATGCATTTTGTGGATTTCTACAATTGCTGGAATG ATTTCGAGAAAGAGATGTCCACCCAGGTTTTTATGTTATGCGATAAGCCAAAAGATGCAAACTTGATATTAGTTAGCTTCAGGGGCACAGAGCCATTTGATGCTGATGACTGGATCACTGATTTTGACTACTCTTGGTACGAGATTCCAAAACTGGGGAAAGTACACATGGGATTCTTGGAGGCCTTAGGTTTAGGGAACAGAACAAATGCCTCCACATTTCATGAACAACTGTTCGTGAATAATCTAAAGTTCGCCAATTTAGAAAATGTTGATGCAACTATTCCTCCTTCAGAAAGTTCTGAATCTTCTACCTCATTCAGTGATTCTGATGCACACACTGGGTCAGATCAGTCCTCTGACTCAGAACGGCCTACTGATACTGGCAAAAAGAAGTTTAGGCTAGATATTCCAGAAAGGACTGCATACTATGTTGTTAGAAGTAAACTGAAAAGGCTACTCAAAGAGCACACGAATGCAAAGTTTGTTGTTACGGGCCATAGCTTGGGAGGAGCATTATCTATTTTATTCCCGGCAGTCCTAGTACTGCATGAAGAGGTGGATGTCATGGAACGATTATTGGGAATATACACATATGGGCAGCCAAGGGTCGGGAATAGGCAGTTAGGAAGGTTTATGGAAGCCCATTTGGAACATCCAGTCCCGAAGTACTTCAGGGTTGTTTATTGCAATGATCTTGTTCCAAGATTACCTTATGATGATAAAACATTCCTTTATAAACACTTTGGGATTTGCCAGTACTACAACAGCTTATACATTGAGCAG AACGTCAATGAGGAACCAAACCCGAACTATTTTGGGATGAGATTTCTGGTACCACTGTATCTGAATGCTGGTTGGGAGTTAATCAGAAGCTTTACTTTGGGTTACATGTTTGGATCCGAGTATGAAGAATGTTGGGAATCAGTGATGCTTCGTGCGCTAGGACTTTTTCTTCCTGGTATATCTGCCCACAGCCCAGTTGATTATGTGAACTCTATCAGACTTGGAAAGGCGAGAAGTACACAGATGTCATCCTTTTAG